The sequence TGGTTTATGGCTTTGATATGGACGGTCTGGACGAAGAGTGGCAGGATTACGCGTACAACGCGACACCGGACCGATTCCAGGGCGGGGTCATCTGGACGCCCTGGCTGGCTGTGCTCATCGTCCTGGTAGCCGGGGCCTCAGTGGTTACGGCGGTATGGTTGTTCTTCCCTATCGCCGTGAAGAAGGTGGAGAGGAATTAAATGAGAAGACCGATAATTTTCGCGCTCTCCACTTTATTCATATTGACCACGGTTTTGACGGGGTGTTCGGTCACTAACGGTAACGCGCTAGCGCCTCAGGTTACGGCGGGCGGCAATCTAACGCTTGCGGCCAACGAGCCCTTCAACCTGGATCCGGCGCGGGTGGGAGACGCGGGGGCTTTAACTTTTATCGCCCAGATCTTCAGTGGGCTGGTGAAGATTTCTCACGATGGCGTTCTTCCGGATATTGCCGAGAGCTGGACCATCAGCGATGATGGCACGGTTTATACTTTCAAATTGCGCCATGATGTCAAATTTCACGATGGGCGTCCGGTGACGGCAGACGACATCAAATATTCCTGGGAACGCGCATTATTGCCGTCTACCGGCAGCACCACCGCCCGGACCTATCTTGGCGATATACAAGGCGCCGAAGCAATGCTCGCCGGTGAGGCCGCAACATTGTCCGGTGTCCGGACGATCGACGACTACACTCTGGAAGTAACCATCGATAAACCTCGCTCATACTTTCTATCCAAATTAACCTACGCCACCGCGAGTGTCGTCGATGAGCATAACGTCGTTGAGGGAGGAGAATGGTGGCGGGCGCCGAACGGTACCGGTCCATTCAAACTTACCGAATGGGCGACCGATGCATTCATCAAACTCGGGAAAAACGCCGATTATTACGACGGCGCGCCGAACCTGGATAGCGTGGTGTTCCGGTTCCTTGCGGGGCGCCCGATGGACCTTTACGAGACCGGACAGATAGACGTTGCCGCGGTGGACTTGGCGTATCTCGATCGGGTATTGGATACGAAGGGCCCCTTTGCCAGTGAAGCCCAGATAATGTCCCAACTCAGTTTTTACTTTTTCGGTTTCAATTCGGCGGCGGCCCCATTCGACGATCCGTTAATTCGCCAGGCTTTTGCCCTGGCATTGGATCGGGACGAATTATTGAGGCTGGTCCTTGATAACGCCCCGGAAGCCGCCGAGGGGATCGTGCCGCCGGGTATTCCAGGTTATAACGACGATATCGACGGTTTAGGTTTCGATGCAGCCGGCGCATTGGCGCTAATCGCCC comes from Dehalogenimonas sp. THU2 and encodes:
- a CDS encoding peptide ABC transporter substrate-binding protein; the encoded protein is MRRPIIFALSTLFILTTVLTGCSVTNGNALAPQVTAGGNLTLAANEPFNLDPARVGDAGALTFIAQIFSGLVKISHDGVLPDIAESWTISDDGTVYTFKLRHDVKFHDGRPVTADDIKYSWERALLPSTGSTTARTYLGDIQGAEAMLAGEAATLSGVRTIDDYTLEVTIDKPRSYFLSKLTYATASVVDEHNVVEGGEWWRAPNGTGPFKLTEWATDAFIKLGKNADYYDGAPNLDSVVFRFLAGRPMDLYETGQIDVAAVDLAYLDRVLDTKGPFASEAQIMSQLSFYFFGFNSAAAPFDDPLIRQAFALALDRDELLRLVLDNAPEAAEGIVPPGIPGYNDDIDGLGFDAAGALALIAQSKYGSVENLPEITLTTLGYGGLISAELEAVIYQWQVNLGVEVTVRQLEPEQFLYNLKQEKDQIYYQGWIADYPHQQNFLEILFRTGADNNWGEYTNPEVDRLMDEAAGLTDIEASQELYREAEQMLIDDAAVWPYYFGRSYMLIKPYVHGYELSPLGVPNLQNVTIERAIAPPTGLTVS